From a region of the Corallococcus coralloides DSM 2259 genome:
- a CDS encoding rhomboid family intramembrane serine protease produces the protein MIPISDDNPTLRTPVMTYLLLGAIGLTWVFFQGAGFNVVALATSVCELGLVPGELTGRAPLGQAVPLGDGLACVVDNEAINRLTPLTSMFLHGSWGHLLGNVLFFWVFGNNIEDSMGRLRFLVFYLVCGLVAAAAHVAVDPTSPVPTVGASGAIAGVLGAYLVLYPRVRVNMLFIIFILIRVFPIPAWAVLVWWFVLQVITGLPQLMTLRPEVSGGVAVWAHIGGFVAGMVLIKLFENPRYTSQRTTWRHRMHPNHP, from the coding sequence ATGATTCCCATCAGCGATGACAACCCGACCCTGCGCACCCCGGTGATGACGTACCTCCTGCTCGGGGCCATTGGCCTCACCTGGGTGTTCTTCCAGGGCGCGGGCTTCAACGTGGTGGCGCTGGCCACCAGCGTCTGCGAGCTGGGCCTGGTGCCCGGGGAGCTCACCGGCCGCGCGCCGCTGGGGCAGGCGGTGCCGCTGGGGGACGGGCTCGCTTGCGTGGTGGACAACGAGGCCATCAACCGCCTCACGCCGCTCACGTCCATGTTCCTGCACGGCAGCTGGGGGCACCTCTTGGGCAACGTGCTGTTCTTCTGGGTCTTCGGAAACAACATCGAGGACAGCATGGGGCGCTTGCGCTTCCTCGTCTTCTACCTGGTGTGCGGACTGGTGGCGGCGGCGGCGCACGTGGCGGTGGACCCCACGTCGCCGGTGCCCACGGTGGGCGCGTCCGGTGCCATCGCGGGCGTGCTGGGCGCGTACCTGGTGCTCTACCCGCGCGTGCGGGTGAACATGCTGTTCATCATCTTCATCCTCATCCGAGTCTTCCCCATCCCCGCGTGGGCCGTGCTGGTGTGGTGGTTCGTGCTCCAGGTCATCACCGGCCTGCCGCAGCTGATGACGCTGCGGCCGGAGGTGTCCGGCGGCGTTGCCGTGTGGGCGCACATCGGAGGGTTCGTGGCGGGCATGGTGCTGATCAAGCTCTTCGAGAACCCCCGCTACACGTCGCAGCGCACGACGTGGCGGCACCGGATGCACCCGAACCACCCATAG
- a CDS encoding TetR/AcrR family transcriptional regulator — protein MPRHADPKARSALIASARAEFAKRGVKGARISDITAASGLSKGAFYLHFPSKEALFAALVEGFLEELERLATKRMSCTERFRADHSGLPGPGDVATRSERYRDFLRMEAALDVEMLELMWEQRELVTALIVGSQGTSFESVMWDVVDREVERIAREFHHLRGQHPDTPDVDPSLFGSFIVGTYLLLARRMGRLTQKPDLASWAVGLQRLMHEGSLPREAVPATPAAVARPSSPPSTRRRHARADHPHRPPRKRP, from the coding sequence ATGCCCCGCCACGCAGACCCCAAAGCCCGCAGCGCGCTCATCGCGTCCGCGCGGGCGGAGTTCGCGAAGCGGGGAGTGAAGGGCGCGCGCATCAGCGACATCACCGCCGCCAGCGGCCTGTCCAAGGGCGCCTTCTACCTGCACTTCCCCTCGAAGGAGGCCCTCTTCGCGGCGCTGGTGGAGGGCTTCCTGGAGGAGCTGGAGCGGCTGGCCACGAAGCGCATGTCCTGCACGGAGCGCTTCCGCGCCGACCACAGCGGCCTGCCGGGCCCCGGGGACGTCGCCACGCGCTCGGAGCGCTACCGCGACTTCCTGCGCATGGAGGCCGCGCTCGACGTGGAGATGCTGGAGCTCATGTGGGAGCAGCGTGAGCTCGTCACGGCGCTCATCGTGGGCAGCCAGGGCACCTCCTTCGAGTCCGTCATGTGGGACGTGGTGGACCGCGAGGTGGAGCGCATCGCCCGGGAGTTCCACCACCTGCGCGGCCAGCATCCGGACACCCCGGACGTGGACCCCAGCCTCTTCGGCTCCTTCATCGTGGGCACCTATCTGCTGCTGGCCCGGCGCATGGGGCGGCTGACGCAGAAGCCGGACCTGGCCTCCTGGGCCGTGGGCCTCCAGCGTCTGATGCACGAAGGCTCGCTGCCCCGCGAGGCCGTGCCCGCGACGCCCGCCGCCGTGGCCCGTCCCTCTTCACCGCCTTCCACGCGCCGGCGCCACGCCCGCGCGGACCACCCGCACCGCCCGCCAAGGAAACGCCCGTGA
- a CDS encoding DUF5615 family PIN-like protein, with product MKLLVDENLSPRLAVRLHARGLEAAHIVHLGKAGLTDPELWRLAFGRSEVVVTTNVGDFIVLARDCELHAGIIAFRVAGLSAEEQWMHLEPVVDHVLQRQLDLTNKLVEVWAVGEFSVSDLPAP from the coding sequence ATGAAGTTGTTGGTCGATGAAAACCTCTCTCCCAGGCTCGCGGTGCGTCTCCATGCCAGGGGCTTGGAAGCCGCGCATATCGTCCACCTGGGGAAGGCTGGCCTGACGGACCCTGAGCTCTGGCGTCTGGCATTCGGGCGCAGCGAGGTCGTCGTCACCACGAACGTGGGAGATTTCATCGTGCTTGCTCGTGATTGCGAGCTCCACGCGGGCATCATCGCCTTCCGCGTGGCCGGGCTCAGTGCCGAGGAGCAGTGGATGCACCTGGAGCCAGTCGTGGACCACGTGCTCCAGCGGCAGCTGGATCTCACCAACAAGCTGGTAGAGGTGTGGGCGGTGGGTGAATTCTCCGTCAGCGACCTTCCGGCGCCTTGA
- the rnz gene encoding ribonuclease Z — protein sequence MSLLRLTFLGTSAAQPTLHRGLSGLAVKADADLLLFDCGEGTQRQMVRFGTGFTVDAAFFTHFHADHYLGIIGFLRTLGMMGRTAPMHLYGPPPARRLLHQAVHLGLESLAFPVEIHELKDGDSVRRNGYTVQAVGVDHRIHALGYVLVEDGRPGRFHLEKARELGVPEGPSFGKLQKGESVTLPDGRVVKPEDVLGESRSGRRLVISGDTRPCPALVQAAKDADLLVHESTFSDDEQARALETRHSTAREAAQVAREAGAKRLILTHLSSRHDTDPGRLLTQAREAFKGPVEVAFDGLTVELPLRD from the coding sequence ATGTCCCTACTGAGGCTCACCTTCCTCGGCACCTCCGCCGCACAGCCCACGCTGCATCGCGGCCTCTCCGGCCTGGCGGTGAAGGCGGACGCGGATCTGCTGCTGTTCGACTGTGGCGAGGGCACCCAGCGGCAGATGGTGCGCTTCGGCACGGGCTTCACCGTGGACGCGGCGTTCTTCACGCACTTCCACGCCGACCACTACCTGGGAATCATCGGCTTCCTGCGCACGCTGGGGATGATGGGCCGCACCGCGCCCATGCACCTGTACGGGCCTCCTCCCGCGCGGCGGCTGTTGCACCAGGCCGTGCACCTGGGGCTGGAGTCGCTGGCCTTCCCGGTGGAGATCCACGAACTGAAGGACGGGGACTCGGTGCGCCGCAATGGCTACACCGTGCAGGCGGTGGGCGTGGACCACCGCATCCACGCGCTGGGCTACGTGCTGGTGGAGGATGGCCGCCCGGGGAGATTCCACCTGGAGAAGGCGCGGGAGCTGGGCGTGCCGGAGGGGCCGTCCTTCGGCAAGCTGCAGAAGGGCGAGTCCGTCACGCTGCCGGACGGGCGCGTGGTGAAGCCGGAGGACGTGCTGGGCGAGTCGCGGTCCGGGCGGCGGCTGGTGATTTCCGGTGACACGCGGCCGTGTCCGGCGCTGGTGCAGGCCGCGAAGGACGCGGACCTGCTGGTGCACGAGTCCACCTTCTCCGACGACGAGCAGGCGCGCGCGCTGGAGACGCGGCACTCCACCGCGCGGGAGGCGGCCCAGGTGGCTCGGGAGGCGGGAGCGAAGCGGCTCATCCTCACCCACCTGTCCAGCCGCCACGACACCGACCCCGGACGGCTGCTCACGCAGGCGCGTGAGGCGTTCAAGGGGCCGGTGGAGGTGGCCTTCGACGGCCTCACCGTGGAGCTGCCGCTGCGCGACTGA
- a CDS encoding amidohydrolase, giving the protein MMRGRLGWMLGALVLCAGAGCSRRVPEGTPAEHAVADAPTVYVAKRIRTLDAAKPEAQALAVRDGKVLAVGTREEVLAAAGATARVVELGDATVVPGLTDSHGHLAGLGQALAGVRLEGTTSLAEVRQRLEKAPATAYQGDWLVGQGWDQNDWDTPRFPTVADMGEHLKDTPVALWRIDGHALWLNGAALKRANITRDTKDPEGGSIQRLPEGDPSGVLIDNAMDLALKALPPPTREQHEARMRAALEHCARVGLTGVHDAGMDLRTFRLFQDWDKAGTLPLRVYAMADGQTDDRVQYLKDGPFQGRLLTMRAVKLTLDGALGSRGAALGASYSDEPGHRGLLLLSPEEYASRVHAFVGRGFQVATHAIGDRANTLLLDTLSRELSATGTKAARPRVEHAQIMTAEDIQRLGANGFVASVQPTHATSDMPWAEKRVGAERIQNAYAWQKLKAAGAVLALGSDFPVERPDVLAGLYAARTRQDASGQPPGGWHPDQRLSGEEALEGFTVGAAWASFAEAQRGRLKPGMDADFVALSVDPVDAPPADLLTAQVRLTVVAGREVFRADAK; this is encoded by the coding sequence ATGATGCGAGGACGTCTCGGTTGGATGCTGGGGGCGCTGGTCCTGTGTGCGGGCGCGGGCTGCTCGCGGCGCGTGCCGGAGGGAACGCCCGCGGAGCACGCGGTCGCGGACGCGCCCACGGTGTACGTGGCCAAGCGCATCCGCACGCTGGATGCCGCGAAGCCGGAGGCCCAGGCGCTCGCCGTGCGGGACGGCAAGGTGCTGGCCGTGGGCACTCGCGAGGAGGTGCTCGCCGCGGCGGGTGCCACCGCGCGCGTGGTGGAGCTGGGTGACGCGACGGTGGTGCCCGGCCTCACGGATTCGCATGGGCACCTGGCGGGGCTGGGGCAGGCGCTCGCGGGCGTGCGGCTGGAGGGCACCACGTCGCTGGCGGAGGTGCGCCAGCGGCTGGAGAAGGCCCCGGCCACCGCGTACCAGGGTGACTGGCTGGTGGGTCAGGGGTGGGACCAGAACGACTGGGACACGCCGCGCTTCCCCACCGTCGCGGACATGGGCGAGCACCTGAAGGACACGCCCGTGGCGCTGTGGCGCATCGACGGGCACGCGCTGTGGCTCAACGGCGCGGCGCTGAAGCGCGCGAACATCACCCGCGACACGAAGGACCCCGAGGGTGGCAGCATCCAACGGCTGCCGGAGGGCGACCCCAGCGGCGTGCTCATCGACAACGCCATGGACCTGGCGCTGAAGGCGCTGCCCCCGCCCACGCGGGAGCAGCACGAGGCGCGCATGCGGGCCGCGCTGGAGCACTGCGCGCGCGTGGGCCTCACCGGCGTGCACGACGCGGGCATGGACCTGCGCACGTTCCGCCTGTTCCAGGACTGGGACAAGGCCGGCACCCTGCCCCTGCGCGTCTACGCCATGGCGGATGGGCAGACGGATGACCGCGTGCAGTACCTGAAGGACGGCCCCTTCCAGGGCAGGCTCCTGACGATGCGCGCGGTGAAGCTCACCCTGGACGGCGCGCTGGGCAGCCGGGGCGCGGCGCTGGGCGCGTCCTACAGCGACGAGCCCGGCCACCGCGGTCTGCTGCTGCTGTCCCCGGAGGAGTACGCCTCGCGCGTGCACGCCTTCGTGGGCCGCGGCTTCCAGGTGGCGACGCATGCGATTGGCGACCGCGCCAACACGCTGCTGCTGGACACGCTGTCGCGGGAGCTTTCGGCCACGGGGACGAAGGCCGCGCGCCCTCGCGTGGAGCACGCGCAGATCATGACGGCCGAGGACATCCAGCGCCTGGGCGCGAACGGCTTCGTGGCGAGCGTGCAGCCCACGCACGCGACCAGCGACATGCCCTGGGCGGAGAAGCGCGTGGGCGCGGAGCGCATCCAGAACGCCTACGCGTGGCAGAAGCTGAAGGCCGCGGGCGCCGTGCTGGCGCTGGGCAGCGACTTCCCGGTGGAGCGGCCGGACGTGCTCGCGGGGCTGTACGCGGCGCGCACGCGGCAGGATGCCAGCGGCCAGCCCCCGGGCGGGTGGCACCCGGACCAGCGCCTGAGCGGTGAGGAGGCGCTGGAGGGCTTCACGGTGGGCGCGGCCTGGGCGTCCTTCGCGGAAGCCCAGCGCGGCCGGCTGAAGCCGGGCATGGACGCGGACTTCGTGGCGCTGTCGGTGGACCCGGTGGACGCGCCCCCAGCGGACCTGCTCACGGCGCAGGTCCGGCTGACGGTGGTCGCGGGCCGCGAGGTGTTCCGCGCGGACGCGAAGTAG
- a CDS encoding HAD family hydrolase, giving the protein MEQRVSTVTPRGICFDLDGTLVDSLPDIIDSFLHGFTHHGLPAPSVAEVRALIGQPLEAMYTRFAPEHATTLCVAYREHYPLNFHRRSRPFPGVERVLRTLRERGYLLAVATTKRGDMARRFVDAMGLGGLLHHVQGTDGFPHKPAPDVIHHALKALGTGGLWMVGDTTLDLRAGQAAGLKTYAVTWGTHAHEELATATPDELQPDLERLLHHLPPLV; this is encoded by the coding sequence ATGGAACAGCGCGTGAGCACTGTGACCCCTCGCGGCATCTGTTTCGACCTGGACGGCACGCTGGTGGATTCGCTGCCGGACATCATCGACAGCTTCCTCCACGGCTTCACGCACCACGGTCTGCCCGCGCCCTCCGTCGCGGAGGTTCGCGCGCTCATCGGCCAGCCGCTGGAGGCCATGTACACGCGCTTCGCTCCGGAGCACGCCACCACGCTCTGCGTGGCCTACCGCGAGCACTATCCGCTGAACTTCCACCGGCGCTCGCGGCCCTTCCCCGGCGTGGAGCGCGTCCTGCGCACGCTGCGCGAACGGGGCTACCTGCTCGCCGTCGCCACCACCAAGCGCGGCGACATGGCGCGGCGCTTCGTGGATGCGATGGGGCTGGGCGGCCTGCTGCACCACGTGCAGGGCACGGACGGCTTCCCGCACAAGCCCGCGCCGGACGTCATCCACCATGCCCTGAAGGCGCTGGGCACCGGCGGCCTGTGGATGGTGGGTGACACCACGCTGGACCTGCGCGCGGGCCAGGCCGCGGGCCTCAAGACGTACGCCGTCACCTGGGGCACGCACGCCCACGAGGAGCTGGCCACCGCCACGCCGGACGAGCTCCAGCCGGACCTGGAGCGGCTGCTGCACCACCTGCCGCCGCTCGTCTGA
- a CDS encoding DUF6068 family protein: MQRQSFRQGVIAWAMGALVLLMGCGTSRPRGFSSVTEVPPGSSSAQAPTSWQDARVGDRVEYAFYAYRSGSRRGSSGSAGQLVVEVIAVRRPWVWLFIRVTRNDRQPHPHPFLSHGFVLPMRMGQAPAKPPDPIERGSARTTRQWAFAAGQHWIALRMARDDSPGDGPTQHRLYATTPGSLYLTNGLLQVHFGAFGYSMSAGHQLALVSFQRGTGTVQGTPPVMGNPWGPGTWYETQERASWGDVRKRVCLGAEQGYLLRKVWEKPQGEARCDDFQGAEVIALEDALINLVNDSVYIPTWPPRDYGAPLPRKVRVQLGQESVVAYLEEGPDERNGGSSLMRSRTYPTDMWSPVLRGLPMEVRFDRLSESVYRQSEGRAREYRSDSRLLRWGTWLEESQLKAPEGR, from the coding sequence ATGCAACGACAGTCTTTTCGCCAGGGAGTCATCGCGTGGGCCATGGGGGCGCTGGTCCTGCTCATGGGCTGCGGGACGTCCAGGCCCCGGGGCTTCAGTAGCGTGACGGAGGTTCCTCCGGGGAGCAGCTCGGCCCAGGCGCCCACGTCCTGGCAGGACGCGCGCGTGGGAGACCGGGTGGAGTACGCCTTCTACGCGTATCGGTCCGGTTCGCGCCGGGGGAGCAGTGGTTCGGCGGGCCAGCTCGTCGTGGAGGTCATCGCTGTCCGGCGCCCCTGGGTCTGGCTCTTCATCCGGGTGACCCGGAATGACCGCCAACCGCATCCGCATCCGTTCCTGAGCCATGGCTTCGTGCTGCCCATGCGCATGGGACAGGCTCCGGCGAAGCCCCCCGACCCCATCGAGCGTGGAAGCGCCCGCACCACCCGCCAGTGGGCCTTCGCCGCCGGTCAGCACTGGATTGCCCTACGGATGGCCCGCGACGACTCTCCGGGGGACGGCCCCACGCAGCACCGGCTCTACGCCACGACTCCCGGCTCGCTCTATCTCACCAACGGGTTGCTCCAGGTCCACTTCGGCGCTTTCGGATACAGCATGTCCGCCGGCCATCAGCTCGCGCTCGTGTCGTTCCAGCGAGGCACGGGCACGGTCCAGGGAACCCCTCCTGTCATGGGCAACCCGTGGGGACCGGGCACCTGGTACGAGACACAGGAGCGCGCCAGTTGGGGTGACGTCAGGAAGCGTGTCTGTCTTGGCGCGGAACAGGGCTACCTGCTGCGCAAGGTCTGGGAAAAACCCCAGGGCGAGGCCCGGTGCGATGACTTCCAGGGCGCGGAGGTCATTGCCTTGGAGGATGCGTTGATCAACCTCGTCAACGACTCCGTCTACATTCCCACCTGGCCACCTCGTGATTACGGAGCCCCGCTCCCCAGGAAGGTGCGGGTCCAACTGGGACAGGAGTCCGTGGTGGCATACCTCGAAGAAGGTCCTGATGAACGAAACGGCGGCTCATCCTTGATGCGGTCCAGGACCTATCCCACTGACATGTGGAGTCCCGTGCTCCGGGGGCTCCCCATGGAGGTGCGTTTCGACCGGCTCTCCGAATCGGTGTACCGGCAGTCCGAGGGAAGAGCGCGCGAATACCGCTCGGACAGCCGGCTCCTCCGCTGGGGCACATGGCTGGAGGAGTCACAGCTCAAGGCGCCGGAAGGTCGCTGA
- a CDS encoding DUF433 domain-containing protein — protein MISGAHLELRPWRRLSVEELAALAEVPSRRIWQELEEGILPGRAKGRSRHCFGPRDVFYFRLVRHLEKALTLSPSVRRELHEAIAGVHDDREPHASPWRKTDTGWEFTSVQASFDARQPFAESVKQVRLFIHGKRRIESRPDILGGEPVFKGTRIAVRHVGDLLLKGVPRAEVREDFPRLDDEDLTFAALFAQLPRPQGRPRKALVSRREGA, from the coding sequence GTGCGCATCTAGAACTGCGTCCCTGGCGCAGGCTGAGCGTCGAGGAGCTCGCGGCGCTCGCGGAGGTTCCGAGCCGGCGCATCTGGCAGGAGCTGGAGGAGGGCATCCTGCCCGGCCGTGCGAAAGGCCGTTCCAGGCACTGCTTCGGGCCGCGGGACGTCTTCTACTTCCGCCTGGTACGACACCTGGAGAAGGCACTGACGTTGAGCCCGAGTGTGCGCCGTGAGCTCCATGAGGCGATTGCCGGCGTGCATGACGACCGCGAGCCGCATGCGTCGCCGTGGCGCAAGACCGACACGGGCTGGGAGTTCACCTCCGTCCAGGCGAGCTTCGACGCCCGGCAGCCATTCGCTGAATCGGTGAAGCAGGTGCGCCTGTTCATCCACGGCAAGCGGCGCATCGAGTCACGCCCGGACATCCTGGGCGGTGAGCCTGTCTTCAAGGGTACGCGCATCGCGGTCCGGCACGTGGGAGACCTGCTGCTGAAGGGCGTGCCGCGCGCCGAAGTCAGGGAGGACTTTCCCCGGCTGGATGACGAGGACCTCACCTTCGCGGCGCTCTTCGCGCAACTTCCCCGCCCGCAGGGGCGCCCGCGCAAAGCACTCGTGTCTCGTCGAGAGGGCGCCTAG
- a CDS encoding AraC family transcriptional regulator, giving the protein MQRTRQGDGFWVTPEVPGLELQRAAYTRWAFPKHSHDVFSLCAYDAGAESLRLQGQRVVASVGSLLAVSPGEMHEGRAADSSIGWAYRILYIPPSLLIRAAEETGAPAGTLPGFASPMLQDAALLERFTVTFDALKGGGASRLEREERLLGLLVALLRRHAGMPHRRRAAACARGVKRARELLEAHPTRNLSLEMLARVAGLSPWHLVRAFHRQFGQTPQVFQRALRLRLAQELLAGPLPMAEVALAAGFTDQSHLIKHFGRTIGVTPGEYRAAAHAGRGPRKHVQSRAPVRP; this is encoded by the coding sequence ATGCAACGCACCAGGCAGGGGGACGGCTTCTGGGTGACGCCCGAGGTCCCGGGCCTGGAGCTCCAGCGAGCGGCGTACACGCGGTGGGCCTTTCCCAAGCACTCGCACGACGTCTTCTCGCTGTGCGCCTATGACGCGGGCGCGGAGTCGCTGCGATTGCAGGGGCAGCGCGTGGTGGCCTCCGTGGGCAGCCTCCTGGCGGTGTCTCCAGGGGAGATGCATGAGGGCCGCGCCGCGGACTCGAGTATCGGATGGGCGTACCGAATCCTCTACATCCCGCCCTCGCTGCTCATCCGCGCGGCGGAGGAGACCGGGGCGCCCGCGGGCACCCTGCCCGGCTTCGCATCTCCCATGCTCCAGGATGCGGCCCTGCTGGAGCGCTTCACCGTCACCTTCGATGCATTGAAGGGCGGCGGCGCCTCCCGCCTGGAGCGCGAGGAGCGACTGCTGGGACTGCTGGTGGCGCTGCTGCGACGGCATGCGGGAATGCCCCACCGGCGGCGGGCGGCCGCGTGCGCTCGGGGCGTGAAGCGGGCGCGGGAGCTCCTGGAGGCACATCCCACGCGCAACCTGTCGCTGGAGATGCTCGCGCGCGTCGCGGGGCTCAGCCCGTGGCACCTGGTGCGCGCGTTCCACCGTCAGTTCGGCCAGACACCGCAGGTGTTCCAGCGGGCCCTGCGGCTGCGGCTTGCGCAGGAGCTGCTGGCGGGGCCGCTGCCCATGGCGGAGGTGGCGCTCGCGGCCGGGTTCACGGACCAGAGCCACCTCATCAAGCACTTCGGCCGCACGATTGGCGTCACGCCCGGTGAGTACCGGGCCGCGGCGCACGCGGGGCGTGGACCGCGCAAGCACGTACAATCCCGCGCGCCCGTGCGTCCGTAG
- a CDS encoding NAD(P)/FAD-dependent oxidoreductase — translation MGADNQSKGLCVGAPPPRKRVLILGGGFAGMYAALHLERQLGKRDDVEVTLVSRDNFFLFTPMLHEVAASDLNATAIVISLRKLMPRLTFVEGDVSGLDLESKRVTVAHGGLDGHSHTLEYDYMVMAMGSETNFFGKPGPRDYSLTMKTLGDAMLLRNCLVDRLEEADADCITMGTRNAIVTFVVVGGGFAGVEAAGAINDFIHGALPFYPNIQHANVRVMLVHGGKEVLPELGEDLGAYARQKLIEHGVEVRTGIHVKDVTEAGVELPDGTVVPTKTVVWTAGVTPPSLLCTLPCEMERGRLKVNARMEVPGFPGVWALGDCASVPDVTNGGKPCPPTAQHALRQGVTVAGNVSAALKGQPGKAFRYKMLGQLATIGQRSGVARILGLKFSGTFAWVLWRTVYLFKLPKLETKVRVAMGWTLDLFFRKDVVQLIGPRELDQLTLPALPLNSRQQVRQVQALHPRTQH, via the coding sequence ATGGGAGCGGACAATCAGTCGAAAGGGCTCTGCGTGGGCGCGCCACCGCCGCGCAAGCGGGTGCTCATCCTGGGGGGCGGCTTCGCCGGGATGTACGCGGCGCTGCACCTGGAGCGGCAGCTGGGGAAGCGGGACGACGTGGAGGTGACGCTCGTCAGCCGCGACAACTTCTTCCTCTTCACGCCCATGCTCCATGAAGTGGCGGCGAGCGACCTGAACGCGACCGCCATCGTCATCTCGCTGCGCAAGCTGATGCCGCGCCTGACGTTCGTGGAGGGTGACGTCAGCGGGCTGGACCTGGAGTCGAAGCGGGTCACGGTGGCGCACGGCGGGCTGGACGGCCACAGCCACACGCTGGAGTACGACTACATGGTGATGGCCATGGGCTCGGAGACGAACTTCTTCGGCAAGCCGGGCCCTCGCGACTACTCACTGACCATGAAGACGCTGGGCGACGCGATGCTCCTGCGCAACTGCCTGGTCGACCGGCTGGAGGAGGCGGACGCGGACTGCATCACCATGGGCACGCGCAACGCCATCGTCACCTTCGTGGTGGTGGGCGGCGGCTTCGCGGGCGTGGAGGCGGCGGGCGCCATCAACGACTTCATCCACGGCGCCCTGCCCTTCTATCCCAACATCCAGCACGCCAACGTGCGCGTAATGCTGGTGCACGGCGGCAAGGAGGTGCTGCCGGAGCTGGGCGAAGACCTGGGCGCGTACGCGCGCCAGAAGCTCATCGAGCACGGCGTGGAGGTGCGCACCGGCATCCACGTGAAGGACGTGACGGAGGCGGGCGTGGAGCTGCCGGACGGCACGGTGGTGCCCACCAAGACGGTGGTGTGGACCGCGGGCGTCACGCCGCCGTCCCTGCTGTGCACGCTGCCATGCGAGATGGAGCGCGGGCGGCTCAAGGTGAACGCGCGCATGGAGGTGCCCGGCTTCCCGGGCGTGTGGGCGCTGGGCGACTGCGCGTCGGTGCCGGACGTGACCAATGGAGGGAAGCCCTGCCCGCCCACCGCACAGCACGCGCTTCGCCAGGGCGTGACGGTGGCGGGCAACGTGAGCGCGGCGCTGAAGGGTCAGCCGGGGAAGGCGTTCCGCTACAAGATGCTGGGGCAGCTGGCCACGATTGGCCAGCGCTCGGGCGTGGCGCGCATCCTGGGGCTGAAGTTCTCCGGCACCTTCGCGTGGGTGCTCTGGCGCACCGTCTACCTGTTCAAGCTGCCGAAGCTGGAGACGAAGGTGCGCGTGGCCATGGGCTGGACGCTGGACCTGTTCTTCCGCAAGGACGTGGTGCAGCTCATTGGCCCGCGGGAGTTGGATCAGCTCACGCTGCCGGCGCTGCCGCTCAACAGCCGCCAGCAGGTGCGCCAGGTGCAGGCGCTGCACCCGCGCACGCAGCACTGA
- a CDS encoding DUF2293 domain-containing protein, with translation MPDSLTVGPTADPRRVKAQDGRLLTVPDGWALLPPGDAGLTRRVKAAGPSWTVVEKVGRKLFSRGVWAPEAHIVHARAALEDERATPAYAKKLAQGRERRAKEQAEYEVDFANAVLRFLAFSPAWLPHAKRLAVMVAGHATPVGSGTVARTERIPIERRAEAAVIAWMRHQTTGYDDMRIQRVKGARREVRRELAEVSRAILDLHRRDAPHAPPACPLCSALLRPPPTRPSDS, from the coding sequence ATGCCTGATTCCCTGACGGTCGGCCCCACGGCCGACCCCCGCCGAGTGAAAGCCCAGGACGGCCGCCTGCTCACCGTTCCTGACGGCTGGGCCCTCCTTCCCCCCGGCGACGCCGGCCTCACCCGCCGCGTGAAGGCCGCCGGCCCCTCCTGGACCGTGGTGGAGAAGGTGGGCCGCAAGCTCTTCTCCCGGGGCGTGTGGGCGCCGGAGGCCCACATCGTCCACGCCAGGGCCGCCCTGGAGGACGAGCGCGCCACCCCCGCCTACGCGAAGAAGCTGGCCCAGGGCCGCGAGCGCCGCGCCAAGGAACAGGCCGAGTACGAGGTCGACTTCGCCAACGCCGTCCTGCGCTTCCTCGCCTTCAGCCCCGCATGGCTCCCCCACGCCAAGCGCCTGGCCGTGATGGTCGCCGGCCACGCCACCCCCGTGGGCAGCGGCACCGTGGCCCGCACGGAGCGCATCCCCATTGAAAGGCGCGCGGAGGCCGCCGTCATCGCCTGGATGCGCCACCAGACCACGGGCTACGACGACATGCGCATCCAGCGCGTGAAGGGCGCCCGCCGCGAGGTGCGCCGCGAACTGGCGGAGGTGTCCCGCGCCATCCTGGACCTGCACCGCCGGGACGCTCCCCACGCCCCGCCCGCGTGTCCGCTCTGCTCCGCACTCCTGCGCCCTCCGCCGACACGCCCCTCGGATTCCTGA